The following are from one region of the Stanieria cyanosphaera PCC 7437 genome:
- a CDS encoding YifB family Mg chelatase-like AAA ATPase encodes MLARVWSAAIIGINAIKVGVEVDVAGGLPKTVVVGLPDTAVQESRERVKAAVKNSGFAFPLRNIIINLTPADLRKEGPSFDLPISVGILAASEQVDPQLLGDFLFLGEVSLDGTLRSVAGVLPIAAVAKELGIAGLIVPQDNTQEAAVVKDLAVYGFPNLQAVVHFLNHPEKYQPVEVDTKIQFKYSDKNYPDLKDVKGQVHARRALEIAAAGGHNLIFAGPPGSGKTMLAKRLPGILPPLSFTEALEVSQIHSVAGLLKDKGSLITERPFRSPHHSASGPSLVGGGSFPRPGEISLAHRGVLFLDELTEFKRNVLEFLRQPLEDGYVSISRTRQSVVFPAQFTLIASTNPCPCGYFGDSIQLCTCSPRQREQYWAKLSGPLMDRIDLQVVVNRLKAEEMTKVSTGEDSQSVRARVIAARDRFAPRFQAETQISCNAQMQSHHLRQFCQLDQTSSNLLEGAIRKLGLSARAMDRVLKVSRTIADLAGDEQIKSHHVAEAIQYRTIDRMQ; translated from the coding sequence ATGCTTGCTAGGGTTTGGAGTGCAGCAATTATTGGCATTAATGCGATCAAAGTTGGGGTGGAAGTAGATGTTGCTGGAGGATTACCTAAAACAGTAGTTGTCGGTTTACCTGATACAGCAGTCCAAGAGTCGCGAGAAAGAGTTAAAGCTGCTGTAAAAAATTCAGGTTTTGCTTTTCCGTTGCGGAATATTATTATTAATTTGACTCCTGCTGATCTGAGAAAAGAAGGACCAAGTTTTGATTTACCGATTAGTGTGGGAATTTTAGCTGCATCCGAACAAGTAGATCCGCAGTTACTCGGAGATTTTTTATTTTTAGGTGAAGTTAGTCTCGATGGTACTCTCAGAAGTGTTGCTGGAGTTTTACCTATTGCAGCAGTAGCGAAAGAATTGGGTATTGCTGGTTTAATAGTTCCCCAAGATAATACCCAAGAAGCAGCAGTAGTTAAAGATTTAGCAGTCTATGGTTTTCCTAATTTACAAGCAGTAGTTCATTTTCTTAATCATCCAGAAAAATATCAACCAGTAGAAGTAGATACTAAAATTCAATTTAAGTATTCAGATAAAAATTATCCTGATTTAAAAGATGTTAAAGGACAGGTTCATGCTCGTCGTGCCTTAGAAATTGCAGCAGCAGGAGGACATAATTTAATTTTTGCTGGCCCTCCTGGCAGTGGTAAAACCATGCTGGCAAAACGGTTACCAGGTATTTTACCTCCGTTAAGCTTTACTGAAGCCTTAGAAGTATCTCAAATTCATTCGGTAGCAGGATTGTTAAAAGATAAAGGTTCTCTCATTACAGAACGACCTTTTCGCAGTCCTCATCATTCGGCATCGGGGCCTTCTTTAGTCGGTGGTGGTAGTTTTCCCCGTCCAGGAGAAATTTCTTTAGCTCACAGAGGGGTGCTTTTTCTGGACGAATTGACGGAATTTAAGCGGAATGTCTTAGAATTTCTCCGTCAACCTCTCGAAGACGGTTATGTTAGTATTTCTAGAACTCGTCAATCGGTGGTTTTTCCTGCTCAATTTACTTTAATTGCTAGTACTAATCCCTGCCCCTGTGGTTATTTTGGCGATTCAATTCAACTCTGTACCTGTTCACCGAGGCAGAGAGAACAATATTGGGCAAAATTATCGGGTCCTTTAATGGATCGTATTGATCTACAGGTGGTAGTTAATCGTCTCAAAGCAGAAGAAATGACTAAAGTAAGCACAGGAGAAGATTCTCAAAGCGTTAGAGCGAGAGTCATAGCTGCACGCGATCGCTTTGCGCCTCGTTTTCAAGCTGAAACTCAAATTAGTTGTAATGCTCAGATGCAATCTCATCATTTGCGACAGTTTTGTCAATTGGATCAGACTAGTTCTAATTTACTAGAAGGAGCTATTCGGAAACTTGGTTTATCTGCTAGAGCAATGGATCGCGTTTTAAAAGTCTCTCGGACTATTGCTGATTTAGCAGGAGATGAGCAGATCAAAAGTCACCATGTAGCTGAAGCAATTCAATATCGAACTATCGACAGGATGCAATAA
- a CDS encoding gamma-glutamyltransferase, whose protein sequence is MSRVIIASDSPMAADVGAAIADNGGNAVDAAIAATIVSMCTAPGVIAPGCSGFITIWSPQEEPVVIDAYAEVPGRGLPAAKFGQGIREVNFDYGGGMRSLVGYGSVATPGMFAGLGSAWEQYGNLAWQEIVTPAQQIAEQGFPLSRVSADYLVFTGKSIFGWHPDSYRAIHNTKGNCLQAGELVQIAGLAESLKLIATEGYQAFYTGELGAKIAQEIQKNEGLLTATDLAAYQAITRKPISFSCGDWEIFTNPAPAIGGACLAAMLLLLEKNAFSRWDSSAVKTMAQIQQAVLDYRHQYLDGATNNLVTKEVARLLQLAGLGEPNNLLQSPSTIHTSAVDSNGLACAITASAGYGSGVMITDTGLWLNNSLGEIELHPHGLEGLSPGTRLASNMAPTIARREDGTVLAIGSPGASRITTALTQVLFNYIHLGMSLEDAIAFPRLHVEVFEDLHTMAFETGLPIDAITSLVTRKFEGISMYFGGVQAALWNPNQGLEAVADPRRTGKVASGGKLI, encoded by the coding sequence ATGTCACGAGTAATTATTGCTTCTGATTCTCCGATGGCTGCTGATGTAGGTGCAGCTATTGCCGATAATGGTGGGAATGCGGTAGATGCTGCGATCGCTGCTACAATAGTTTCTATGTGTACTGCACCTGGAGTCATTGCACCTGGTTGTAGCGGTTTTATTACCATTTGGTCGCCACAAGAAGAGCCTGTGGTCATCGATGCTTATGCAGAAGTACCAGGAAGGGGTTTACCAGCAGCAAAATTTGGTCAAGGGATTAGAGAAGTGAACTTTGACTATGGTGGTGGGATGAGGAGTTTAGTTGGTTATGGTTCCGTCGCCACTCCTGGGATGTTTGCAGGTTTGGGATCAGCTTGGGAACAGTATGGAAATCTTGCTTGGCAAGAAATTGTTACCCCAGCACAACAAATTGCAGAACAAGGTTTTCCTCTTTCTAGAGTTTCTGCTGATTATTTAGTTTTTACTGGTAAAAGTATTTTTGGTTGGCATCCCGATAGTTATCGAGCCATTCATAATACAAAGGGAAATTGTTTACAAGCAGGAGAATTAGTTCAAATTGCTGGACTTGCTGAGAGTTTAAAATTAATTGCGACAGAAGGATATCAGGCTTTTTATACAGGGGAACTAGGAGCAAAAATTGCTCAAGAAATTCAGAAGAATGAGGGATTATTAACTGCTACTGATTTAGCTGCTTATCAGGCTATTACCAGAAAACCGATTAGTTTTAGTTGTGGTGATTGGGAAATTTTTACTAATCCTGCTCCTGCTATTGGTGGTGCTTGTTTAGCTGCCATGTTGTTACTACTAGAAAAGAATGCTTTTTCTCGATGGGATAGTAGTGCAGTCAAAACGATGGCACAGATTCAACAAGCTGTACTTGATTATCGTCATCAATATTTAGATGGAGCAACTAATAATTTAGTAACTAAAGAAGTTGCTAGATTGCTTCAACTAGCTGGTTTGGGTGAACCTAACAATCTACTTCAATCTCCTTCTACTATTCATACTTCGGCAGTTGATTCCAATGGTTTGGCTTGTGCTATTACTGCGTCGGCTGGTTATGGCTCTGGAGTCATGATTACAGATACAGGGTTATGGTTAAATAATTCTCTCGGTGAAATTGAACTGCATCCTCACGGTTTAGAAGGTTTATCTCCAGGAACTCGTTTAGCTTCCAATATGGCTCCCACAATTGCTCGTCGAGAAGATGGTACAGTTTTAGCGATTGGTTCTCCTGGTGCTTCGCGAATTACGACAGCATTAACCCAAGTATTATTTAATTATATTCATTTGGGGATGTCTTTAGAAGATGCGATCGCATTTCCTCGTCTTCATGTGGAGGTGTTTGAAGATTTGCATACAATGGCTTTTGAAACAGGATTACCCATAGATGCGATTACATCTTTAGTTACTAGAAAGTTTGAAGGAATTTCTATGTATTTTGGTGGAGTTCAAGCAGCTTTATGGAATCCCAACCAAGGATTAGAAGCTGTCGCCGATCCTCGTCGTACTGGCAAAGTTGCCTCTGGTGGAAAATTGATTTAA
- a CDS encoding nucleotidyltransferase family protein has translation MKILNLETEQLKKICQQWQIVELALFGSVLREDFNSNSDIDVLVSFSEDAKITFFDLDILEQQLSKLFNRSVDVVTKRSIEQSHNWIRKKNILENTKIIYEQR, from the coding sequence ATGAAAATTCTTAATTTAGAAACAGAACAATTAAAAAAGATTTGTCAACAATGGCAAATTGTAGAGCTAGCTTTATTTGGTTCAGTATTACGAGAAGATTTCAACTCTAACAGTGATATAGATGTGCTGGTTTCTTTTTCTGAAGATGCCAAGATTACCTTTTTTGATCTTGATATTCTCGAACAGCAACTTAGTAAATTATTTAATCGTTCCGTTGACGTAGTAACTAAAAGATCAATAGAACAAAGTCACAACTGGATACGCAAAAAAAACATTTTGGAAAATACCAAAATAAT